From a region of the Arachis ipaensis cultivar K30076 chromosome B09, Araip1.1, whole genome shotgun sequence genome:
- the LOC107614836 gene encoding F-box/kelch-repeat protein At3g23880-like → MTNKKPLRVIRNGRKRLLSSAVTSSRPLPVLPDELIREILLRLPARSLLRLQSVCSSWRTLISSSQFANDHVRRSIAADPCFRRHEKPCLYWIGILIAGNWGFLIASGFGYDHVNDKYKLVEILHEITKCAIRIYTFCRNPCKSAIQDIPIGSIKGDGRGVFVPGTATLNWIRSHSTIDFLVLSLNLVNEIFTEFSMPLNNQYNKTIFPQLCLLRNCLACFNHEKIHWSVWVMKEYGVSQSWTKFVIIPCHPRLSSRLSGDHLRPLYIWKNVIMAVTSSSKIVLYNFDNGSFKFPVLEPTSASPSVGLYVHIYHESLVSPSYRGLQVAHLKSG, encoded by the exons ATGACGAACAAGAAGCCTTTGAGAGTCATCAGAAATGGCAGGAAACGGCTGCTGTCTTCAGCGGTAACGTCATCGCGGCCACTGCCAGTCCTTCCAGATGAACTCATCAGAGAAATCTTGCTGAGGCTTCCGGCGAGGTCGCTTCTTCGGTTACAGAGTGTGTGCAGTTCATGGAGAACCCTAATTTCCAGCTCCCAATTCGCCAACGATCATGTTCGACGTTCAATTGCCGCGGATCCAT GCTTCCGGCGACATGAGAAACCATGCCTATACTGGATTGGCATCCTAATCGCTGGGAATTGGGGCTTCTTAATAGCTAGCGGCTTCGGCTATGATCATGTGAATGACAAGTACAAGCTTGTTGAGATTCTACATGAGATAACGAAATGTGCAATCAGAATTTATACATTTTGTCGGAACCCTTGCAAGAGTGCCATTCAAGATATTCCAATTGGCAGCATAAAGGGTGATGGTAGAGGGGTATTTGTGCCTGGCACCGCCACTCTTAACTGGATTCGTTCTCATAGCACTATAGATTTCTTGGTTCTTTCCCTTAACTTGGTGAACGAGATTTTTACTGAGTTTTCCATGCCCCTCAATAATCAGTATAATAAAACCATCTTCCCACAGTTATGTTTGTTGAGGAACTGCCTTGCATGTTTTAATCATGAGAAAATTCATTGGTCTGTATGGGTAATGAAGGAGTATGGAGTGTCTCAATCTTGGACTAAATTCGTCATCATCCCCTGTCACCCGCGTCTTTCTTCGCGTCTATCTGGTGATCATTTACGCCCATTGTATATCTGGAAAAATGTTATTATGGCAGTTACATCGTCTTCAAAGATAGTTCTTTATAACTTTGATAATGGCAGCTTTAAATTTCCTGTATTGGAACCTACTTCTGCGTCTCCCTCAGTTGGATTGTATGTCCATATTTATCACGAAAGCTTAGTTTCACCATCATATCGTGGCCTTCAAGTAGCTCATCTCAAATCAGGTTGA
- the LOC110266723 gene encoding F-box/kelch-repeat protein At3g23880-like, producing the protein MEQPHDYYERKRKPLRVTINAPKRPLSSRVTQSEPLPFLPDELIREILLRLPPRSLLRLRRVCSSWKTLISSSQFAKDHLQHSTAADPSLSGPRVAYHHYFHNGFGDCSLRSLVENPSTPTEVVLFVESRYYTVIGSCNGLLCLLYDVVGINTCVRLWNPCTGLLTTPSVGRGEFFSVGGFGYDHVNDKYKVVVIVNHMGDHTTRICTFCRNPSNRAIQGIPYSSIKGDRQGVFVPGTATLNWVCQHDTLEYVVLSLDLVKETFSEFSLPLTDPDDKTFIFPQLCVLRNCLAYCFNHAKTHWFVWVMKEYGVPKLAIIPCLPCLPDYPLLALLDDYHLRPLYIWGNNILVAVASTSNIVLYNLDNGSFEFPEPTPSIGLSVFIYHESLVSPDLPSSSSQIQLINANRQAVF; encoded by the coding sequence ATGGAGCAGCCACATGATTATTACGAGAGGAAGAGGAAGCCTTTAAGAGTCACCATAAACGCCCCTAAACGGCCGCTGTCTTCGAGGGTAACGCAATCGGAGCCGCTGCCGTTCCTTCCAGATGAACTTATCAGAGAAATCTTGCTGAGGCTTCCGCCAAGATCACTGCTTCGCTTACGGAGAGTGTGCAGTTCATGGAAAACCCTAATTTCCAGCTCTCAATTCGCCAAAGACCATCTTCAACATTCAACCGCCGCGGATCCAAGTTTGAGTGGGCCACGAGTTGCTTATCATCATTATTTCCACAACGGATTCGGAGATTGCTCCTTACGCTCCTTGGTCGAGAACCCTTCCACACCTACGGAAGTCGTTCTCTTCGTGGAGAGCCGTTACTACACGGTTATTGGCTCTTGCAATGGATTGCTGTGCTTGCTGTATGATGTTGTTGGCATCAACACCTGTGTCAGGTTGTGGAATCCCTGTACTGGATTATTGACAACCCCATCAGTGGGACGTGGAGAATTCTTTTCAGTTGGCGGCTTCGGCTATGATCATGTGAATGACAAGTACAAGGTTGTTGTGATTGTAAATCACATGGGGGATCATACAACCAGAATTTGTACATTTTGCCGCAACCCTTCCAATAGAGCCATTCAAGGGATCCCATATAGCAGCATAAAGGGTGATCGTCAAGGGGTATTTGTGCCTGGCACCGCTACTCTTAATTGGGTTTGTCAGCATGACACTCTGGAGTACGTGGTTCTTTCCCTTGACTTGGTGAAGGAGACTTTTAGTGAGTTTTCCCTGCCTCTCACTGATCCGGATGATAAAACCTTCATCTTCCCACAGTTATGTGTGCTGAGGAACTGCCTTGCATATTGTTTTAATCATGCGAAAACTCATTGGTTCGTGTGGGTCATGAAGGAGTATGGAGTGCCTAAATTGGCCATCATCCCCTGCCTTCCGTGTCTACCCGATTATCCTTTACTTGCGCTTCTAGATGATTATCATTTACGTCCATTGTATATCTGGGGAAACAATATTCTTGTGGCGGTTGCATCAACTTCAAATATAGTTCTGTATAATTTGGATAATGGTAGCTTTGAATTTCCTGAACCTACTCCTTCAATAGGATTGTCCGTCTTTATTTATCACGAAAGCTTAGTTTCACCTGAccttccaagtagctcatcccaAATTCAGTTAATCAACGCTAACCGACAAGCTGTCTTCTGA